From the Salinimicrobium tongyeongense genome, one window contains:
- a CDS encoding glutaminyl-peptide cyclotransferase codes for MKVYNPLFLMTLSAILHSCGSDSNESENNYSLQIEENKKEFKLGESLQAQVNGEKDSVVYFLGEQRLAKTLGEEPLNHTFNDEKLGKWQLTARIYHNNETSEKQQEITLFNNAAPATYTYEIINKYPHQADAYTQGLEFYNSKLYESTGHYGSSSLRLVDLETGEVQRKIDIPSQYFAEGITILNDKIYQLTWKEGVGFIYDVDTFEKAGEFKYEKSKEGWGLANDGSMLYKSDGTEKIWFLDPASPSLPETDFIQTVTNRTIATQLNELEWVEGKIYANTYQKDGVAIINPENGAIEGVINFSGLRDQLGNTPDLDPVNDVLNGIAYDPVSKKLYVTGKDWDTLFEVKIIKN; via the coding sequence ATGAAGGTATATAACCCTCTCTTTTTGATGACATTGAGTGCAATCCTCCATTCCTGCGGAAGCGACTCCAATGAATCAGAAAATAATTATTCGTTACAAATTGAAGAAAACAAGAAAGAATTTAAGCTGGGAGAAAGCCTGCAGGCGCAGGTAAACGGCGAAAAAGATTCTGTTGTATACTTTCTGGGAGAACAACGCCTGGCAAAAACCCTGGGCGAAGAACCCCTTAACCACACTTTTAATGATGAAAAGCTGGGCAAATGGCAGCTTACCGCCCGTATCTACCATAATAATGAGACCAGTGAAAAGCAACAGGAAATTACCCTTTTTAACAACGCTGCCCCTGCCACTTATACTTACGAGATCATTAACAAATACCCACACCAGGCCGATGCCTACACCCAGGGCCTGGAGTTCTATAACAGTAAACTCTACGAAAGTACCGGCCACTACGGGAGTTCATCCCTAAGGCTGGTTGATTTGGAAACCGGCGAGGTACAGCGTAAGATCGATATCCCTTCTCAATATTTTGCTGAAGGAATTACCATCTTAAACGATAAGATCTACCAGCTTACCTGGAAAGAAGGCGTGGGTTTTATTTATGATGTTGATACTTTTGAAAAGGCAGGCGAGTTTAAATATGAAAAAAGTAAAGAAGGCTGGGGGCTGGCAAATGACGGCAGTATGCTGTACAAAAGCGATGGTACCGAAAAAATATGGTTTTTAGATCCTGCTTCCCCCTCCTTGCCCGAAACAGATTTTATCCAAACCGTTACAAATCGTACCATTGCCACGCAGCTCAACGAACTGGAATGGGTTGAAGGAAAGATCTACGCCAACACCTATCAAAAAGACGGGGTTGCGATAATTAATCCTGAAAATGGCGCCATAGAAGGAGTGATCAACTTCTCTGGTCTGCGCGACCAGCTTGGCAACACTCCCGATCTTGACCCGGTGAACGATGTGCTCAACGGCATTGCATATGACCCGGTGAGCAAGAAACTTTACGTTACCGGGAAAGACTGGGACACCCTTTTTGAAGTAAAAATAATTAAGAACTAA
- a CDS encoding acyl-CoA thioesterase: MVVPAEIYTHKRTVSEEDLDDLNHVNNVRYVQWIQDIAKEHWEVRATDQLKKDFIWVVIRHEIDYKKQAFLGDELIIETYVGETTFVTSERFVNIKSAKSGEILVAAKSMWCLLDANSKKPTKITEDLRTVFHKRE; the protein is encoded by the coding sequence ATGGTAGTACCAGCAGAAATATACACCCACAAAAGAACGGTTTCAGAAGAAGACCTTGACGACCTCAACCATGTAAACAACGTGCGTTATGTGCAGTGGATACAGGATATTGCCAAGGAGCACTGGGAAGTAAGAGCGACAGACCAGTTAAAAAAGGACTTTATCTGGGTGGTGATCCGCCATGAAATAGATTACAAAAAACAGGCTTTTTTGGGAGATGAACTCATTATTGAAACCTACGTGGGAGAGACCACTTTTGTCACTTCGGAAAGGTTTGTCAACATCAAAAGTGCTAAAAGCGGAGAGATCTTAGTGGCCGCAAAATCCATGTGGTGCCTGCTTGATGCCAATTCGAAGAAACCCACCAAAATCACCGAAGACCTGCGCACGGTTTTCCATAAAAGAGAATAA
- the glyA gene encoding serine hydroxymethyltransferase — MQRDNELFDLIDAEKERQLNGLELIASENFVSEQVLEAAGSVLTNKYAEGYPGKRYYGGCDVVDEVENLAIERLKELFNAEYANVQPHSGSQANTAVFHACMKPGDKFLGFDLSHGGHLTHGSPVNFSGKLYNPVFYGVDKETGLIDYDEVQKIAEKEKPKMIIAGASAYSREIDYKRFREIADSVGAILFADIAHPAGLIAKGLLSDPIPHCHIVSSTTHKTLRGPRGGIIMMGKDFDNPFGETLKNGSPKKMSMLLNSGVFPGNQGGPLEHIIAAKAVAFGEALTDEFLHYTVQVKKNAKRMAESFMKKDYQVISGGTDNHMMLIDLRNKNISGKEAEEALGKADITVNKNMVPFDDKSPFVTSGIRIGTPAVTTRGLKEADMDTIVDLIDRVITNYQDDEKLEAVRQDVINLMQGRPLFQM, encoded by the coding sequence ATGCAACGGGATAACGAATTATTTGATTTAATTGACGCAGAAAAGGAAAGGCAACTAAATGGTTTAGAGCTAATTGCCAGTGAAAACTTTGTAAGTGAACAGGTGCTCGAAGCTGCCGGTTCTGTGCTTACCAATAAATACGCCGAGGGCTACCCCGGAAAAAGGTATTACGGGGGCTGTGACGTGGTAGATGAGGTAGAGAACCTGGCAATAGAGCGATTAAAAGAGCTTTTTAACGCCGAATATGCCAACGTACAGCCGCATTCCGGATCTCAGGCCAATACCGCCGTTTTCCATGCCTGTATGAAACCCGGCGATAAATTTCTTGGGTTTGACCTTTCTCACGGCGGACATTTAACTCACGGTTCTCCCGTTAATTTCTCCGGAAAACTTTACAATCCTGTCTTCTACGGAGTAGATAAAGAAACCGGACTTATAGATTATGATGAAGTTCAAAAAATAGCTGAAAAAGAAAAGCCTAAAATGATCATTGCCGGTGCCTCGGCCTATTCTCGTGAAATAGACTACAAGCGTTTTAGAGAAATCGCCGACAGTGTGGGGGCAATTCTTTTTGCAGATATCGCACACCCGGCCGGGCTTATAGCAAAAGGTTTGCTAAGTGATCCTATTCCTCATTGCCACATCGTTTCCTCAACCACTCATAAAACCCTGCGAGGGCCTCGCGGCGGGATTATTATGATGGGAAAAGATTTTGACAATCCTTTTGGTGAAACCCTTAAGAACGGAAGCCCTAAAAAGATGTCTATGCTGCTTAATAGCGGAGTGTTCCCCGGAAACCAGGGTGGGCCTTTAGAGCATATCATCGCAGCCAAGGCTGTGGCTTTTGGGGAAGCCCTTACCGATGAGTTCCTTCATTATACGGTACAGGTCAAGAAAAACGCCAAACGTATGGCCGAATCCTTTATGAAAAAAGATTACCAGGTGATCTCGGGAGGAACCGATAACCACATGATGCTTATCGACCTGCGCAATAAAAATATTTCAGGAAAAGAAGCCGAAGAAGCTCTTGGAAAAGCCGACATTACTGTAAATAAAAATATGGTGCCATTTGACGATAAGTCTCCTTTTGTAACTTCAGGAATAAGGATTGGAACCCCGGCGGTCACTACCCGCGGGCTCAAAGAAGCCGATATGGATACCATCGTTGACCTTATTGACCGCGTGATCACCAATTACCAGGATGACGAGAAGCTGGAAGCTGTAAGACAGGATGTGATTAACCTTATGCAGGGCAGGCCTCTCTTTCAAATGTAA